TGCCAAGCGCGCCGTACGCCACGCTGCCGTACGCGCCATCCGGCACGATGAGCAGGTCGGGCTTCGGGTTGTGCTGCAGCCAGTACTCCATGCCCTTCAGGCCGAGTTCTTCCTGCACCGTGCCGATGAAGATGATGTCGCCTTTGCTGGTGAACTTGGTGGCGTTCATCACGCGCAACGTGGACAGCATGTTCGCCACCGACGCCGTGTTGTCACCGACGCCCGGCGCGAACAGCGTGTCGCCCGAGCGGCGCACCTTGGTGTTCGTTTCCGGCGGGAACACGATATCGGTGTGCGCCGCGATCACGATGGTGGGGCCACCACCGGTGCCTTTGCGCACGCCGGTCACATTGCCGATGGAATCAACCGACACCTTGAGGCCCTCCTTCTCGAACACCGCCTTCACGTACGCCCCACGCTGCTGCTCGAGCCGCGACTTGCCGGGCATTTCGGCAATACGGATCCACTCGTCGACCTGACTCGGGAAGCGCTGCTCGAGCATCGCCATCGCCGACTTCACGTCGGCGCGCTTGAGCAGTTCCGGATTCCAACTGGTCGGATAAGTCTGCGCGGCCAACGGCTGAACCAGTGGCTGCGACAATGACAGCGCGGCCGCAGCGACCGTGAGGAACACAAGAGAGCGACGCATGAGAGAAGAGGTAGAAGTTACGGAAACAGCGGCGGACGTACGCGCTTGTTCGTGGCCTGCTCGAAGGCATACGCCAACCCGACTAGGGTAGGCTCACCGCACGCCGACGCGGTGAAGCTCACACCGAACGGTGCAGGACGCGGCGAGAAGCCATCGGGGAACGCCTGCGCACCCTGCCCCTGCGCCACGGGCAGCAGGGCATACGGAACGGTAATGGTAGGATAGCCGGGGCGCGCGCCGATGTTTGCGCTGCTGGCGCCGGGGAAGAGCAAGGCGTCGAGCTGGTGCGCTTTCATGGCGGCGTCGATGCCGTTGGTGGCCGACAGCAGGATGTCCTTGCGACGGTCGGCTTCGTAGCGTACCCGGTCGGCCTGCACGTCCATCTCATCGGAGATGTCGAGCAGCGCTTGTCCGTATTTGATCGCGCCGGCCCGCTGGTGCGCGATGTTCCACTGACGCAGTCCCAGCAACGACTTCACGGGCGCCCGGTCGCCGAGGAGCGCAAGCCAGGCGTTGAAATCACGCTTCATGCCGTATTTGAAGGCGATCGAGCAGTCGGCGTCGCGTCCCTTGGCTTGTTCGAGGCCGCTGCAGGGATTCCAGTTCAGGAAGTTGTTGGCCGGCACGGGCTCGACGACGCTCGGGATGTCCGCCGGATCGACGATGACGGCGCCCTGCGCCTTGAGTACAGCGATGACTTCGTCCATCGCCGTCTTCTGGGCGGCATTGAGCCCGCCGCGCGGCGTGCTGCTGCCGCCGGCCGGCGGAACGGTCGGCTCGTAGAAGAAGGCGCGAGGGATCCCGATACGGGCGCCCTTGAGCTTGTCGGCGCCGAGAAAGGCCGTGTAGTCGTTGCGTGGCGGCGGAGTGCACACCTTCGTCGCCGCGTCGTTCGCATCGGGCATGGTGCCTTCTAGCGCGCCCAACATGATCGCGGCATCGCGTACGGTGCGCGTCATCGGTCCGGGCGTGTCCTGATCGGCGGTGATGGGAATCACGCCGTAGCGGCTCACGCGCCCCACCGTGGGCTTGATGCCCACCAGAAAGTTCTGCTGCGCCGGACTGAGAATCGATCCTGACGTTTCGGTGCCGACGTTGCCGGCCCAGAAGCTCACGTTGGTGCCCACGCCCGAGCTCGAGCCGCCGGTGTTCATCACGGGACGTCCATCGAACGTGGCGTCGCGCGGATCGCGCCGCGGGTCCCACGGGTTCATGCCGTAGCCGGTGAGCCCGGTGTAGTTGCCGGGCATACCGGTGGCGGTCCAATTGGCGAGTTCGGT
This region of Gemmatimonas groenlandica genomic DNA includes:
- a CDS encoding amidase family protein, with amino-acid sequence MRAVPVVIGIITTLAVTPCALVSQRKPASAPISVVETSLADLRTALEQKRITSREIVLQYLSRIATYEDKLNAVITVNPQALAIADSLDRERAAGRIRGPLHGIPIALKDNIQTTEMATSGGALAFADLMPNYDATVTRNLKAAGAIIIAKTQLTELANWTATGMPGNYTGLTGYGMNPWDPRRDPRDATFDGRPVMNTGGSSSGVGTNVSFWAGNVGTETSGSILSPAQQNFLVGIKPTVGRVSRYGVIPITADQDTPGPMTRTVRDAAIMLGALEGTMPDANDAATKVCTPPPRNDYTAFLGADKLKGARIGIPRAFFYEPTVPPAGGSSTPRGGLNAAQKTAMDEVIAVLKAQGAVIVDPADIPSVVEPVPANNFLNWNPCSGLEQAKGRDADCSIAFKYGMKRDFNAWLALLGDRAPVKSLLGLRQWNIAHQRAGAIKYGQALLDISDEMDVQADRVRYEADRRKDILLSATNGIDAAMKAHQLDALLFPGASSANIGARPGYPTITVPYALLPVAQGQGAQAFPDGFSPRPAPFGVSFTASACGEPTLVGLAYAFEQATNKRVRPPLFP